GCGGCCCTGGGTCACCGCAGCCGAGAAGCGGAACTCGCCGCGGAGCAGAGCCGGAACCGATATCTGCCGCGCGCGGACTTAGGCGCCTCTTATTCCCTGCATGATGCCGACGTCCCGTTCGGAACCGATGCGGGATCCTGGAAAGTCGGCGCCAGGCTGTCCTGGGAACTCTTCGACGGGGGCTCCCGCAAGCATGCCGTTGCCCGGTCGGATGCCGGAGAGCAGGCAACCCGGCAGCGGTGGCTGGAAGCGGCTCAACAGGCTCGGTTCAGGGTCGAGGAGGCGCGCCTGAGGGCCGAGGAAGCCAGGCTCAACCTGGAGGCGGCCCGACAGTCGGTGGCCGCGGGAGAAGAGAGCCGCAGCCAGATCGAACAGCGCTACCAGGCCGGCCTGGTTGATCTGACCGCCCTCCTTGCGGTTCAGGCGGCCCTGGACCGCAGCCGTTTCGACCTGACTGAGGCGACGACCGACCTGATCCTTTCTCTGGGCCGGATCCATTACGAGCAGGGAACATTGATCGAAACCTTGCTTCCCGACATGGAGGTTCAGCCGTGAAACTACTGTTCCTGATACTATCTGTGGTCCTCGTTTTCTTCGGATGCGGACAGGAGGTTCCCCCCGGTCAGGTTTCCGTGGAGAGACCGCTCGTCTCCGGCATCGAAATCGGAGAGGTCTTTCGTAGGGAGCATTCCGCCGCCCGGGCACTTATCGGGACTGTCCAGCGACCTGACCGGATCACCCTGACGGCCCGGGTCGACGGCAGGGTCGGGCTGTTCGCAGTGCGTGAAGGCGAAACAGTGCGGTCCGGCGAGCTCCTTCTGATCCTGGAAGAAAACCTCTCCGCGGCGCGTCTGCAGGAAGCCGAGGCGGGGATGCAGCAGGCGCAAAGCAGAATCGCCGCCCTGCGGGTCCGGATGGAGCTGGCCGAGAAGACTTTCGAGCGCTATAGCCGTCTCCGGGAGGGGGAAGCGGTGACCCCCCACGAGATGGATCAGGTGCGATCCGAACTGGAGGGGGCCAGGCAGGAGCTGGCTGCCGCCGAAGCCGCCGGCCGCCAGGCCGCCGCCGGCAGAAGCGCGGCCCGGATCGGCGAAGGATACACCCGCATCACGGCCCCTTATGCGGCGATGGTGGTGCGCAAGGAGGTGAGGGAAGGGGCGACGGTGATGCCGGGCTCACCCCTGGTGACCCTCGACTCCCGGGAAAGCTGGCAGGTGATCACCGAAGTGCCCGAATCTTCTCTCGACCGGATCCGGATCGGGGAAACTCTGCCGGTTGAGGTCCCGGCCGCGAATCTGGAGATTTCCGCAGAAGTGGTGGAGATTCTGCCCTCCGTGGATGTCCGAAACCGCTCCTTTCCTGTCAAGCTGAAGGTTCCGGAGCATCCGGCTCTCAGGTCGGGACAATACGCCCGGGTGATCACTTCCGGAGCGCCGGAGGTTCTGATTACGATTCCGGCCGCGGCAGTGGTGACCCGCGGCCAGCTCACCGGGGTGTATGTGGTTCAGAACGGCATCCTTCACTATCGCCAGGTCAAGACCGGCGAGAAGGTGGATGAACGCATCGAAATACTCTCTGGGCTCTCGGGGGAAGAGGCCATTGTGGTCCGCGGGGTCGAAAATGCCCGCCACGGGGCCAGGGTGGAGGGGTAGCATGGCCGGCGAAAAGCGCTCTTTCTCCAGCCGCATCGTCGATAAGTTCCTGGACGGCAACCTGTCGGTCATCCTGATCGCCCTCGCCTTCCTCGCCGGTTTCGTCGCCCTGACCCTCACCCCCCGGGAGGAGGAGCCCCAGATCGAGGTGCCGCTGGCGGATGTCTTCGTCCATGTGCCGGGCGCCGATGCCGAGGAGGTGGAGAAGCTGGTCGCTTCGCGCCTCGAGAAGCTCCTGTGGCAGGTGGAGGGGGTGGAGTACGTCTACTCCATGTCCAGGGCGGACATGGCCGTCGTCACGGTCCGGTTCCACGTCGGCGAGGAGTATATTCCTTCCCTCGTCAAGCTCCATGACAAGATCCGCTCCAACATCGACCAGGTGCCCTCCGGAGTCGCCGGCTGGGTGGTCAAGCCTGTTTCCGTCGATGACGTGCCCATCGTCAATCTGACCCTGTACTCTGAGACCTTCTCCGATCATGACCTGCGGCGGGTGGGCGAAGAGGTGCGGGAGCGCCTCCAATCCGTGAAGGACACCAATGTCACCACCCTGATCGGCGGCCGTCCCCGTCAGATCAGGGTCGAGCTCCATCCGCAGGCGCTTTCGGCCCGATCGCTGGCGGTCCGGGATGTGGTGCGAGCTCTCGAAGGGGGCAATCTGGAGCTCCCCGCAGGAAGCTTCCAGCGGGCCAATACCGAGGTGCTGGTGCGGGGAGGCGCCTTTCTCCGCTCGGCCCGGGATGTCGGCCAACTTGTCGTGGGAGTCCATGCGGGAGCGCCGGTTTTCCTGCGCGACGTGGCCGAGGTGAACGACGGCATGGCCGAGGCCGACAGCTACACCCGTCTGCGTTTCGGCCCCGCCGCAGACTCCGGGGAGGGAAGCCGGGAGACGGAGTTTCAGGCGGTCAACATCGCCGTGGCCAAGAAGAAGGGGACCAATGCGGTCACGGTGGCCGAGGACGTCATCGAGCGGGTCATGGGAATGCGGGGAACGATCATCCCCGACGCCGTCCAGGTCCGCGTCACCCGCAATTACGGGGAGACCGCCGACCACAAAGTGAACGAACTGATGATGCACCTGACCGTGGCGGTGATCACGGTGCTGCTGCTCATCCTGTTTTCCCTGGGATGGCGGGAGGCGCTGATCGTCGCCGTGGCGATCCCCATCATCTACTCCCTCACCCTGCTGGTCAATTACTGGTTCGGCTTCACTATCAACCGGGTGACCCTTTTCGCCCTGGTCCTTTCCCTGGGGCTGCTGGTCGACGACCCCATCGTCGACGTGGAAAACATCTACCGGCATTTCAAGCTGCGCCGGGAGAAGCCCCGGGAAGCCGTGCTGACCGCGGTGGACGAAGTGCGCCCGCCGATCATCCTGGCGACGGCGGCAGTCATCATCTCCTTTTTGCCGATGATGTTCATCACCGGCATGATGGGCCCCTACATGATGCCGATGGCGGTGAACGTGCCGCTGACCATGGCCATGTCCCTGCTGGTGGCCTTCACCGTCACCCCCTGGATGACCTACCATGTCCTTAAGGGGGAATACGGAAAGCCGCAGGAAAAGGAAGAGGGGAAGACCCGGCTGCAGCGCCTTTACCGGAACCTCCTTCTGCTCTTTCTCGAATCGCGGAGGAAATCGTGGCTGCTCGTCGCCGCGGTGGTGGTTCTGCTGCTGGGCTCCATGCTGCTGCCCGTCCTCAACCTGGTTCCTTTGAAGATGCTCCCTTTCGACAACAAGAACGAGTTCCAGTTGGTGGTGGACATGCCGGAAGGGACCACTCTTGAGGAAACGGACGCGGCGGTCCGGGCCCTGGAAGATTACCTGTCAACGGTGAACGAAGTGACGGACTTCGAGTCCTACGTGGGCATGGCCAGCGCCATGGATTTCAACGGCATGGTGCGCCACTACTATCTTAGGGAAGGCCCCAACGCGGCAGACATCCGCATCAACCTGCTCCCCAAGGCCGAACGGAGCATGCGCAGCCACGAGATCACCCTGCGCCTGCGCGACGAGCTCACCCGCATCGCCGAAGCTCACGGCGCCAACCTCAAGATCGTCGAGTCGCCACCCGGTCCGCCGGTGATCGCCACCCTTGTCGGGGAGGTCTATGCGGAGCCGGGCGTTCCCTATGAGGATCAGGTCGCCGCCGCCGGAATCGTCCGGCAGCGCATGGAATCAGAGGACCGCGTGGTGGATGTCGACGACATGGTCGAGGCGCCCCAGGAGCGCTGGCATTTCATCCCGGAGAGGGAGAAGGCCGCCCTTTCAGGAATCACCGACAGCGATATCGCCCGGACCCTGGCGGTCGCCCTGGAGGGGCAAAAGGTCGGCGCCGTCCATATCCCTTCGGAACGCAATCCCCTGGATATCCTGGTTCGGCTGCCGCGTGCAGGCCGTTCCTCTCTGGAGGACCTGCAAGGTCTTTCAGTGCGGGGCGAAGCGGGCTCCGCGGTGCGGCTTTCGGAACTCGGAAGCTTCGAGCGCGAAACCTTGC
The Desulfuromonas sp. TF genome window above contains:
- a CDS encoding efflux RND transporter periplasmic adaptor subunit yields the protein MKLLFLILSVVLVFFGCGQEVPPGQVSVERPLVSGIEIGEVFRREHSAARALIGTVQRPDRITLTARVDGRVGLFAVREGETVRSGELLLILEENLSAARLQEAEAGMQQAQSRIAALRVRMELAEKTFERYSRLREGEAVTPHEMDQVRSELEGARQELAAAEAAGRQAAAGRSAARIGEGYTRITAPYAAMVVRKEVREGATVMPGSPLVTLDSRESWQVITEVPESSLDRIRIGETLPVEVPAANLEISAEVVEILPSVDVRNRSFPVKLKVPEHPALRSGQYARVITSGAPEVLITIPAAAVVTRGQLTGVYVVQNGILHYRQVKTGEKVDERIEILSGLSGEEAIVVRGVENARHGARVEG
- a CDS encoding efflux RND transporter permease subunit is translated as MAGEKRSFSSRIVDKFLDGNLSVILIALAFLAGFVALTLTPREEEPQIEVPLADVFVHVPGADAEEVEKLVASRLEKLLWQVEGVEYVYSMSRADMAVVTVRFHVGEEYIPSLVKLHDKIRSNIDQVPSGVAGWVVKPVSVDDVPIVNLTLYSETFSDHDLRRVGEEVRERLQSVKDTNVTTLIGGRPRQIRVELHPQALSARSLAVRDVVRALEGGNLELPAGSFQRANTEVLVRGGAFLRSARDVGQLVVGVHAGAPVFLRDVAEVNDGMAEADSYTRLRFGPAADSGEGSRETEFQAVNIAVAKKKGTNAVTVAEDVIERVMGMRGTIIPDAVQVRVTRNYGETADHKVNELMMHLTVAVITVLLLILFSLGWREALIVAVAIPIIYSLTLLVNYWFGFTINRVTLFALVLSLGLLVDDPIVDVENIYRHFKLRREKPREAVLTAVDEVRPPIILATAAVIISFLPMMFITGMMGPYMMPMAVNVPLTMAMSLLVAFTVTPWMTYHVLKGEYGKPQEKEEGKTRLQRLYRNLLLLFLESRRKSWLLVAAVVVLLLGSMLLPVLNLVPLKMLPFDNKNEFQLVVDMPEGTTLEETDAAVRALEDYLSTVNEVTDFESYVGMASAMDFNGMVRHYYLREGPNAADIRINLLPKAERSMRSHEITLRLRDELTRIAEAHGANLKIVESPPGPPVIATLVGEVYAEPGVPYEDQVAAAGIVRQRMESEDRVVDVDDMVEAPQERWHFIPEREKAALSGITDSDIARTLAVALEGQKVGAVHIPSERNPLDILVRLPRAGRSSLEDLQGLSVRGEAGSAVRLSELGSFERETLPPTIYHKNLERVSYVMGDVAGKSPVNAILNLSSHFKEHPLPTGNSVVWSGEGEWQITIDVFRDLGIAFGAALVGIYILLVPWRGKRSAPSISLRNAIPWISWFGCR